A genomic segment from Glycine soja cultivar W05 chromosome 20, ASM419377v2, whole genome shotgun sequence encodes:
- the LOC114401715 gene encoding cyclin-dependent protein kinase inhibitor SMR1-like: protein MSTDLHLHHELPKLRIAAVVKTDDDLPSDAQDDRNAVSSAVTQAEAENDGAITVDVGVKVNDESCRTPTSKESKIPATMTCPPAPRKPKFASCKRKLLEEFQFFDVTNKEDMDAFFRSTFPKRGCTTCT, encoded by the coding sequence ATGTCCACCGACTTGCACCTCCACCACGAGCTACCAAAGCTCCGAATCGCCGCCGTCGTCAAAACCGACGACGACCTCCCCTCCGACGCCCAAGACGACCGCAACGCCGTCTCCTCCGCCGTCACACAAGCCGAGGCCGAAAACGACGGTGCCATCACCGTCGATGTCGGCGTCAAAGTCAACGACGAGAGTTGCCGTACTCCGACGTCGAAGGAGAGCAAAATTCCGGCGACGATGACGTGTCCGCCGGCGCCGAGGAAGCCGAAGTTCGCCTCGTGTAAAAGAAAACTACTTGAGGAGTTTCAGTTCTTCGATGTCACGAATAAGGAGGACATGGACGCCTTCTTCAGATCCACTTTTCCCAAGAGGGGATGCACTACTTGTACATGA